From a single Brassica napus cultivar Da-Ae chromosome C9, Da-Ae, whole genome shotgun sequence genomic region:
- the LOC106390287 gene encoding alkane hydroxylase MAH1-like, protein MAMIGLFGVFIAFIFFLNPLYFFLCKKSQDVPSLKNWPFLGMLPGMLFKLPRIFDWISEVHEANDLTFAFKGPWFSGTDMLFTVDPRNINHMLSSNFPNYPRGRKFKKIFDILGDGIIPADRELWEDLRKSGHALFHHQNFLKLTVSSTTSKLKNDLVPLLDQAAEENIIIDLQDVFKRFMFDTAFILMTGDDPMSLSTEMPGNEFGEAADFAEEATFYRYFKPMILWRLQNLIGIGTERKIRTASEIFNSMFAKIISSRRKEEISRGKKEPTINAVTYYINADTTKYKLLKPNNDKFIRDVVLSLMLAGRDTTSSALTWFFWLLSKHPQVMTKIRQEINAKFDPTDLEKLVYLHAALYETMRLYPPVPFNHKSPSKSDVLPSGHKVEADSKIFISVYALGRMRSVWGEDASEFKPERWISENGGLKREPSSKFLVFSAGPRTCLGKQLALLQMKMIVVEIIQNYDFKVVDSQKIEPVPSVILRIKHGLKVTVSKNI, encoded by the coding sequence ATGGCTATGATAGGCTTATTTGGAGTCTTCATAGCATTCATTTTCTTCCTTAATCccttatatttctttctttgcAAGAAATCTCAGGATGTGCCTTCGCTAAAGAACTGGCCTTTCCTCGGGATGCTTCCCGGAATGCTCTTCAAACTCCCCCGAATTTTTGACTGGATTTCTGAGGTTCATGAGGCCAACGATCTGACATTCGCTTTCAAAGGGCCTTGGTTTAGTGGAACAGACATGTTGTTCACTGTTGATCCGAGGAATATCAATCACATGCTCAGCTCAAACTTTCCGAATTACCCTAGAGGACGTAAATTCAAGAAGATCTTTGATATCCTGGGAGATGGAATCATACCCGCGGATAGGGAGTTATGGGAGGATCTGAGGAAGTCAGGTCACGCCTTATTCCACCATCAGAACTTCCTGAAGCTCACAGTAAGTAGCACTACAAGTAAGTTAAAGAATGATCTTGTTCCATTACTTGATCAAGCTGCTGAGGAAAACATTATCATAGACTTACAAGATGTATTCAAGAGATTCATGTTTGATACTGCCTTCATTTTGATGACTGGTGACGACCCAATGTCACTATCCACCGAGATGCCCGGAAATGAGTTTGGTGAAGCTGCCGACTTCGCTGAAGAAGCTACCTTCTATAGATATTTCAAACCAATGATCTTGTGGAGGCTTCAAAACTTGATTGGTATTGGAACTGAGAGGAAGATACGAACTGCTTCGGAGATTTTCAACAGTATGTTTGCAAAGATCATATCttcaagaagaaaagaagagataAGTCGCGGGAAGAAAGAGCCAACTATTAACGCAGtaacatattatattaatgCAGACACAACCAAATATAAGCTGTTGAAACCTAATAATGATAAGTTTATAAGAGACGTTGTTTTGAGTCTAATGTTAGCAGGAAGGGACACCACAAGCTCAGCACTCACGTGGTTCTTCTGGCTTCTTTCTAAGCATCCTCAAGTTATGACCAAGATCCGACAAGAGATCAACGCAAAGTTTGATCCGACAGATCTAGAGAAGCTTGTGTATCTACACGCTGCGTTGTACGAAACAATGAGACTTTACCCACCGGTTCCCTTCAACCACAAGTCTCCTTCAAAGTCAGATGTGCTTCCAAGCGGGCACAAAGTTGAAGCAGATTCAAAGATTTTTATCTCTGTCTACGCACTGGGTAGAATGAGATCTGTATGGGGAGAAGACGCATCAGAGTTTAAACCGGAGAGATGGATTTCAGAGAATGGAGGGCTCAAACGTGAACCTTCATCCAAGTTCTTGGTCTTTAGTGCAGGTCCAAGAACTTGCTTGGGTAAACAGTTAGCTCTCTTGCAGATGAAGATGATAGTTGTggagatcatacaaaactatGATTTCAAGGTCGTTGACAGTCAGAAGATCGAACCAGTTCCCTCCGTCATTCTCCGAATCAAACATGGTCTTAAAGTTACAGTCAGTAAGAATATATGA